The window AGATGCCATGGGGGAATTGGTCGATTACCTGAAAAATTCCACGGCACAGCAACTATTGGGAAGGGAGTTTTCTCAGAAACTAGATGAACTGGTTGGAGAATTGCGCCAACGCCGCCAGTCCCACGAGAAAGAGCAACAGCCAGCTAGCCCCATGGCTCAGGCGATGACGCTGGGAGTGAATAGCCTGATTGGGTTGGTGATGGGACGAACCGATCTTTCTGATTTGGATGTAGAAAAAGTGGTCGGTCAGCTCAAAAAAGTCAAAGACCAAGTGGGTGACCAAGCGGGTAAAATTACCGCTCAGGTGAGCCGGGATCAAGCCGCGTTGCCATACAGTACGGTTCGAGCGGATGTAGAAAACTATCTACTCGATACTCCCGTCTGGAAGCTCACGAATCAACAACTTCTTGAGCGGGAGTTTAGGGATGTACTTTATGACCCAGCCGCTGACCCAGGAACCATTGCTGCTGAGTTGGAGCCTTTGCATCGGTCAGATTTTGCTGACTTACTGCAACAGAAGGGTCTGTTGACTCAAAAGCAAATTAGGGAAATTTCCAACTCCTTAGAAGCGATTCGCTTGGAGGTTTTGACTGAAGCGGAGGCGGCTCAAGAGCGAGGGCAAACCCTGGCTTTATATCATGAAGTGGAACAATATCTGCTCACCACTCCCCAACAAGACCTGACTCCAGAAAAAATTCAGCTCAACTTTAAACCGATTCTGGAAGACTCAGATGCGGATCATGGACTCCTGAACAATCGTTTAGCCCAGTTTGACCGCTCTACATTTGCTAGGATTCTCAGCCAGCGACAAGACTTAACGATCGAGGAAGTAGACGCGATTATTCCTCACTTAGAACAAGCACGCGATCGCGCTCTAGTTGAATCTCAAGAAGTGCAAGAAGCGGCTAAGGCACAAATTGAGGCTCAGTGGCTCAAAGTTCAGTCCTTACTGCGCGATACAGGCAGAGCAGAACTGAATCCCGATCACGTTGAGCGGGAGTTGAAAATGGTTTTGCATAGCCCACAAGCCGGATTAGCAGCCCTTCGGGCGAGAGCTGCTCGTTTTGACCGGGATACGTTGGTGCAGCTATTGAACCAGCGTCAAGATTTGAGTGAAGAGCAAATCAATCAAACGTTGGATCGAGTAGAAAGATCGTGGACTCGCATCACTCACACACCCCAACAAATCGCTGGAAAAGCAAAAGAGCAATACGACCAAGTCATGTCGTCCCTTGCCGATTACCTGCGATCGACGGGGAAAGCTGAACTCAATCCCGAAGGAATTCAGCGAGACTTAACCAGACTGCTGGACAATCCGAGAGCGGGTACATCTGCTTTGAGATCGCGTTTGGCACGTATTGATCGGGATACCTTGGTGAAGTTGCTCTCTCAACGGCAGGATTTGAGTGAGGCACAAGTCAATCAGATTATTGACGATGTAGAGTTAACGATTCGCAACATTGTCAAGGCTCCCCGACGCCTTGCCAGACGGACTCAGCGTCAGGTGCAAGATTTCCAAGGTGCGATCGCCGATTACCTACGCTCTACCGGGAAGGACGAACTCAATCCCGACGGGATTAAGCGTGATGTTCAGCTACTGCTGCATGATCCCCGCGCAGGAGTATCCAGTTTGAGTGATCGTTTGTCTCACTTTGACCGAGATACTCTTGTGAAGCTGTTGTCCCAACGGGAGGATATCTCGGAAGCCGATGTGAACCGGATTGCCGATCAAATTCTGGGCGTGCGCGACCAAATGATGGCACAAATGCGGGATTTACAACTCAGCATTCAGGCAGCAGTTGATCGGATTTTTGCCAAAATCCGCAATTATCTCAACAGCCTCGACCGTCCGGAACTCAACTACGATGGCATCAAGGCTGACCTGCGTAAGTTGTTTGATGACCCACAAGCGGGGTTTGAAGCGATGCGCGATCGCTTGAGTCAGTTTGACCGGGATACCCTGGTGGCAGTCATGAGTTCCCGCGAGGATATTTCTGAGGCTGACGTCAACCGCATCATTGACCAGATTGAGCGTACCCGTAACAGCGTGTTGCATCGAGCAGAACGTATGCAGCAGGAAGCTCAACGACGTATTGAGCAGGTCAAGTATCAAGCTCAGCGTCAGGCTGAAGAAACGCGCAAAGCGGCGGCATCGGCGGCTTGGTGGTTGTTTGGTACGGCGTCGGTTTCTGCGATCGCGTCAGCCATTGCCGGTGCTTTAGCGGTTGCTGGTTAACGGTTGAACGTTTTGCGATCGATTTTCTTGCAGTAAGCCACTCTATATCTATATAGAGTGGCTTGTTTTTTTGGGAGTTAGGGATTGAGAGCAAGACAAATGCAAACAGACTGCCACTTTCTAAACTCTCTGAGGAAAGTGATTTGAGCGCCGTCCAGTTTTTTCTAACGAGACTTAAACAAAAATCAGCTTGAAATAATTGGATTTCATTGGGGGTAAAGACTCATTACCCCTAATTCTAGCGGCGCAGCCTCTTACACCTAAGCTTAAACAATGAAGTCTAAGGAGGCATAAACGTTGGTTGTATCCTGGACAATAGCAATCAGATCACCATATCGGTAGATAGCCGTATCCAAAGCTGAACTGCCACCAAAATTCTGAGACTTATCCAATGTATAGTCGCCAATGCTACCGCCGACCCGAATCTTGTCACCTTCCCAATACTTAAAGTCAGTTATAGTAGCGTATCCAGAGCCTAGATACTTGATCTCGGTATAGGAGCCGTTGTAGCCCAAACCGAATGTGTCAGCCCCAGCACCACCCGTGAGGATGTCCTGATCGGTGGTAGAACCGCCAAAGGCCCCATCAAGATAATCATTGCCGTTACCACCAACTATCAAGTCGTTGCCACCACCCCCGTATAGAAAATCATTACCATCTTCACCATAGAGGGTGTCATTACCTACTGGGGCTGACCCCCCTCCAAGAATGTTATCGCCATAGAGAGCGTCGTTATCTGCTCCACCGTAGAGTTGATCTGCGCCAGCCCCTCCTATGAGATTGTCGCTGCCATTTTCACCATAGAGAAAATCATTACCATTTTCACCATAGAGAAAATCATTGCCATTCCAGCCCTTCAACGTGTCTTGACCGTCCCCTCCATATACGGTGTCATTATTAGTATTTCCCCAGATAAAATCATTGCCCCCATAACCCCGTGCCAGAAGGATATCAGAACCCAGGTAATTGAAGTAATCGTTTCCAGAAGTGCCATTGTAGTTGTAAGTCATGTCAGTTGTTCCTAAATTTCAAGGGGAGCTTGATTGTTGTGCCTTAGAAGTTGAGCAATTCTTAGCAAGCGGTCTAACCTGCTTATTAAGATTGAAAGAACGTAATTATCAAGTTGGTCTTTAAACTGAGGGTTAAGCTTCCTTGCCCTCCTTCTGTCTATTACTCAACTCAAACACCCGGTGTTTTATGCAAAATTGAAAAATTAATTTATGTAACGAATTGCATAAAATTCTGCTTCTTTAGGTTGAGTAACAATCAGAGGTTCCTGATTCAATACATCATGAATAAATACTCAACACGACTCGTTAACCAGACACAACTGGAGTATCAAGCTGATGCTTCACCCGCTTATTTGAAGAAACGAAAACAATAGTGAACGCTCTATTCAAGAGTTGCACCTCCAGTGGTATTTTCAAGACTATGGATGAGCGACTCGAAAAGCTAATCACAGAGGTACAACAACACGCTCCCCAATCTGAGGAGTGGCAGTTGGCGTTAACTCAACTGGTCAAAGAAATTCTCCGATCGCGAAAAATTGGTCGTCCGCCTATCGGTCAATCTCTATCTGGTGTTTACCAAGAAATTTACGAGCAAGCACAACAGCAACTTATACATAAGGTAGGTGAAGAACTTAGCAACTACAACCCAAAACGTATCCCTGTAAGAACATGGGTCAATACCCTGCGAAATCTTGCTTTTAGAACAGTCTTGGATGATGTGCAACTCAAGAAACTAGCCTTAGAAGCTCAACGGCACCCACCCCATAGCGACTTACGACAACATGCTTTAGAAGAATTAGTGGAAGCCATTCGGCTATCAGGCAAGCTGAGCCACCCACATCGCACAAGATTTTCCCCCCAGTTTTATGACCTGCTTTATGAAGAAGCGGTGAATAAAACTTTGATTTATGTCTGTCGGAAGATTGACAAATATGACCCCGAACGTGGTCAGGACAAAAAATTTATGACTTGGGTCAATTTCCGACTAGATCGGGTCATTCTAGAGACCAGCAGAGAATTCAAAGACCCCAAAATCGTAGACTTACCTTCAATGAGTGATTTAGAAGAGAGATTACCCTCCGATGAATCACCTTCATTGTTTGAGCAACTTCGTGAATCTATAGAGGAAGATGCCAAAAATCTGTTTAAAAAGACACATATCCGAAATCGTTGTGATGCTAATTTTCAAGCGATAGCCTTAGCCAGATTTTCGGGTCAAAGCTGGGAAGAAATTTCAACCCAATTCAGAATACCCTTACCAACATTAAGCAGTTTCTTTCAACGTTCTTGCGAAAAATTTCGCTCCCATTTTAGTCAATAGTTACCCCAGCTTCAAACTTATTCTCCCCCTCAATGAGGCAACATCCATGAACCCGAATCAATCCATCATTAACCCTGTTCTTGAACCTTGGACTTTCACCGTTCCCTTAGCCTTGGAGGCTCATGGGCGAGCAGAAGAGTTTCGACGTTACCAATCGAATCCTGGCAAAGCCAAACAAATTTATCTGAATACCCTCGCTGTGTATGCCGTGCATGTTTACTTACAGTGCCGGGGATTTGAGACGGACTTGGAGAGAAGCGATAGTTGGAACCCGATGATGCAGATGCTGATGGATACGGCTGATTTGTTGGTCAAAGATCACGGCAAGTTGGAATGTAGACCCGTGTTGCCAGAAGCAGAGGTTGTCGGCGTTCCCCCAGAAGTCTGGGAAGAACGGATGGGCTATGTTGCAGTCCAGCTTTCTGAATCCTTGAGAGAAGCAACGCTGCTGGGATTTGTGCAGAAGGTGGCAAAGTCAGAGGTACCCCTGAGCCAATTGCGATCGCTAGGAGAGTTACCAGGCTATCTGCATCAAATTAAACCCGTGATCAACCTGAGTCAATGGTTTGAGGATATCTTTGAAGCGGGTTGGCAAGCTGTGGAAGCCCTTTTAGCGGAACCTGCCGAGTTAGCGTTTAACTACAGAAGCGCTTCCCTTGAGGTGAGGCGGTGCAAGCAGATTGAACTGGCAACGGCAGATCGCTCAGTGGCGCTGATTGTCGCACTCATCGGAGAATCAGAGCAGGACATGGATATTAGCGTAGAGGTGCAGCCCACAAACGGTCAATTCTATCTACCTGCCAATCTACAGCTAATGGTACTCAATGAGGATGGAGAAGCGGTGATGGATATCCGTGCGGGTAGCAATAATAAGACCATTCAATTAGAGTTTGGTGGGGAAGCCGGAGACCGTTTCGGCGTTAAGGTGGTTTTGGGTGAGGTTAGCGTAAC of the Allocoleopsis franciscana PCC 7113 genome contains:
- a CDS encoding YrzE family protein, translated to MFDSGGIVLASHSWVAWLAQLAPAATDIDTAEQAALVFSGPKFFTALLSGVLLAFGFQLLLTNLSVAAGISYLGRSSDSDSDKDDDESVGSTIRKISTGVGIWTVVTVTIALFIACFLAVKLSLFNAWWFGAIVGLVIWATYFSLLVWVSSTAVGSLVGSVVHAATSGFQAIVGTATAAIGGGVASRQMVATAEAAAGAFRRELTAGIDPVSIRENVEDYLQSLRPPELNVQAIRSEFENLLNDPNLKEVAKSGNLRDVDRQTFVDLVSSRSDLSKRDVNRLADQLEAAWKKTVSQLPQPRDAMGELVDYLKNSTAQQLLGREFSQKLDELVGELRQRRQSHEKEQQPASPMAQAMTLGVNSLIGLVMGRTDLSDLDVEKVVGQLKKVKDQVGDQAGKITAQVSRDQAALPYSTVRADVENYLLDTPVWKLTNQQLLEREFRDVLYDPAADPGTIAAELEPLHRSDFADLLQQKGLLTQKQIREISNSLEAIRLEVLTEAEAAQERGQTLALYHEVEQYLLTTPQQDLTPEKIQLNFKPILEDSDADHGLLNNRLAQFDRSTFARILSQRQDLTIEEVDAIIPHLEQARDRALVESQEVQEAAKAQIEAQWLKVQSLLRDTGRAELNPDHVERELKMVLHSPQAGLAALRARAARFDRDTLVQLLNQRQDLSEEQINQTLDRVERSWTRITHTPQQIAGKAKEQYDQVMSSLADYLRSTGKAELNPEGIQRDLTRLLDNPRAGTSALRSRLARIDRDTLVKLLSQRQDLSEAQVNQIIDDVELTIRNIVKAPRRLARRTQRQVQDFQGAIADYLRSTGKDELNPDGIKRDVQLLLHDPRAGVSSLSDRLSHFDRDTLVKLLSQREDISEADVNRIADQILGVRDQMMAQMRDLQLSIQAAVDRIFAKIRNYLNSLDRPELNYDGIKADLRKLFDDPQAGFEAMRDRLSQFDRDTLVAVMSSREDISEADVNRIIDQIERTRNSVLHRAERMQQEAQRRIEQVKYQAQRQAEETRKAAASAAWWLFGTASVSAIASAIAGALAVAG
- a CDS encoding DUF1822 family protein, which produces MNPNQSIINPVLEPWTFTVPLALEAHGRAEEFRRYQSNPGKAKQIYLNTLAVYAVHVYLQCRGFETDLERSDSWNPMMQMLMDTADLLVKDHGKLECRPVLPEAEVVGVPPEVWEERMGYVAVQLSESLREATLLGFVQKVAKSEVPLSQLRSLGELPGYLHQIKPVINLSQWFEDIFEAGWQAVEALLAEPAELAFNYRSASLEVRRCKQIELATADRSVALIVALIGESEQDMDISVEVQPTNGQFYLPANLQLMVLNEDGEAVMDIRAGSNNKTIQLEFGGEAGDRFGVKVVLGEVSVTENFII
- a CDS encoding calcium-binding protein, encoding MTYNYNGTSGNDYFNYLGSDILLARGYGGNDFIWGNTNNDTVYGGDGQDTLKGWNGNDFLYGENGNDFLYGENGSDNLIGGAGADQLYGGADNDALYGDNILGGGSAPVGNDTLYGEDGNDFLYGGGGNDLIVGGNGNDYLDGAFGGSTTDQDILTGGAGADTFGLGYNGSYTEIKYLGSGYATITDFKYWEGDKIRVGGSIGDYTLDKSQNFGGSSALDTAIYRYGDLIAIVQDTTNVYASLDFIV